The nucleotide window TGAATGAAACATACGTAAACTGTAATGAGAGTTTCGCCAGGCAGATAATGGGGCTTCCAAAAGAAAAGGTTATAGGAGGTTCTTTTCATGAGTTTCGGAAAAAAGTTCCGAAAGAGCTTGCAGAAATATACCTTAAGGATGACAGGAGCCTTATTGAAAAAGGGGGGAACAACTATTACGAAACCAAAGTGGTCTGTGCCGACGGTGTGAACAGGGATTTTCTTTTCCATAAAGCTACCTATCAGGACAATTCAGGAGAAGTAGCCGGAGTTGTCGGAGTAATGCTTGATATAACACAGCGTAAAGAGGCTGAGGAAACCTTCAGAAAAAGTGAAGAAAAATATCGGATTGCTACCGAGCAGACCGGCCAGATCGTGTATGACTATAGTACAAAAACACAGAAAGTAGATTGGGCAGGAGCTATTGTAGAACTTACAGGTTACAACTTTGAGGAATTCCAAAAAATTAGTCCTGAAATATGGCTAGAGCATATTCATCCTGATGACCGCAAAAAAGTAACAGAAAAAGTAAGGATCTTTTTTGAAAGAGAGGAGAAGCTAAGGGAAGAATTCAGATTCAGAAGAAAGGATGGAAATTATATTTATGTAGAGGATAGGGGAGTGCTTCTTAGGGATGAGAAAGGGAACGCATATAGACTGCTCGGAGTAATGAAAGATATAACCAAACTAAAACTGGCTCAGGAAAGCCTTGAGAGAAGTGAAGAAAGATATCGGATTGCGACTGAACAGACAGGTCAGATAGTATATGACCATGATAGGCTCACAGGTAAAATCGAATGGGCTGGAGCCGTTAAAGAGCTTACCCAGTATAGTCCGGAAGACTTTCAAAGTTTTAATAGAAATGACTGGGAAGCAAATATTCATCCTGATGACCGCAAGAAAACTATTGAAAAGTTGGAAAAGTACAGGAAGAGAGAAGAGAGACTTACCACTGATTATAGATTCAGAAGGAAAGACGGAAGCTATCTTTATGTAGAAGACAGCTGGATTTTTCTGAAAGATGAACAGGGGCACTCTTACAGGGAAATCGGGGTAATGAAAGATATTACAGGGTTAAAACTTGCGTCGAAAAAGTTAAGAGAAAGCGAAGAACGATACAGATTTTTTATGAAGAACTTTAGGGGAATAGCTTTCCAGGGAGATCTGGATTTCAAACTCATTCTTCTGGAGGGAAGCGTAGAGGAAATTACAGGATACCTAAGAGAAGACTTCACTTCAGGGAAAATAAACTGGCAACAAATTGTTCTTCCTGATGACTGGAAAAAACTTGTTAATAATAATGAAAGATTAAAGAATGATCCGCTACTTCTCATAGAGAACGAATATCGTATAAGGCACAGGGAAGGAAAAATAAAATGGGTTCGCGAGATTGTCCAGAATATTTCGGACCCAACAGGCAAGAAAAGGATCCTGCAAGGCGCGATTTATGATATAACCGGACAAAAAGAAGCCGAAGAGTCTCTGAGGAAAATAGAAGAAATCCGTAAGAAAGAAATTCATCACCGCATAAAGAATAACCTCCAGGTTATTTCCAGCCTTCTGGAACTCCAGGCTGAAAGATTTAGTGAAAAGGAAGTCCTTGAGGCTTTCCGAGAAAGCCAAAATCGGATTACTACCATGGCTATAATCCATGAGAAACTTTACAGATCAGAAAATAGCGAGACTCTTGATTTTTCGGACTATCTTCAAAACCTGACTTCAGATCTCCTTCATTCATACAATATCAGAAAAGATGACATCAAAACATTTCTGGATATTCAAGAGATTTTTCTCGGAATGGACACTGCAGTTCCTCTGGGGATAATTATTAATGAGCTTGTATCCAATTCTTTGAAACATGCTTTCCCCCAGGGCAGAAAAGGAGAAATCCGAATAAAACTCTGCAAGACTGAAGAGAATGTAAAGAATAAAAGTATAAGTAATATCACTAATAATAATGGTGCAAAGAGCTCAATTAATAAAAATAGTCAATATTCGCTGGTAGTTTCGGACAATGGGTTGGGTTTTCCGGAAAAACTTGATTTCAGGAGTACTGGTTCTCTGGGTCTACAGCTTGTAAACATTCTTGTTGAGCAACTGGACGGTACAATTGAACTTCAAAAAGGTTCAGAGACTAGCTTCAAAATAGTATTTAAGGAAAACAACTGATTATCCAGAGGCTTATCCAATATAAAAGGGGAGATACAATGAAAAAAGCAAAAGTTCTGGTTGTCGAAGATCAGAATATCGTGGCTCTCAATATTAGAAACAAACTGAAAAACCTTGGTTACACCGTGCCGGGTACTGCGTCCACAGGAGAGGAAGCAATAAGAAAAGCCGAGTTAACGAACGCAGACCTTGTTTTGATGGACATTATGTTAAAAGGAGAAATGGATGGAATTGAAGCTGCCCGTGAGATAAAAAACCGACTTCGGATTCCAGTACTATATCTTACAGCCTATACTGATGACGAAACTCTTGAGAGGGCAAAAACAACAGAGCCTGCAGGATATATCTCTAAACCTTTTAAGGAAGAGGATCTGCACAGCAATATCGAAATGGCACTTCATAAACACAGAGCAGAAAAGAAAGAAGCCGAAAGAGAAGCTGAAAAGGAAAATGAAAAAGAAAATGAAAAGACTCCTGAGTAAACATTTACTGCAACCTTTCACCACAAATCTGGACCTGTGAAATCTCGTAAAAATTATAGAATGAATCCTTAATGGACATAGAGAATTTGAAAACCAGAAAAAAGTAGAATTGAGATTGGAGAAAAATAGCAGAGGGAATAATCTCAGCCATTGGTAAAAGAATCCTCTAAATCCTATTATGTAAAAGACAAAAACACTATTTTAATTTACCTGTAACATTGAAACTGAGAAAATTTTTTCTTCAGAAAGGTTTCTTTCACTAAAAACATCCTATTTACTTCCTTTTCGAATCAGTGAGACCCACAAAAAGCTGAAAGTATTAAAACGCTCATTTAGAATATTCGTTGTCTAGCAACCGTTGCGCCGGTTGATCACGCCTATAGGGTTTGGGGATAAGTTTTTCAAATCTAATGATTCTCTGGTTTTCGCTCAAACCTTTTGAGAAAAGGCTTGTGAGCACGCTGTGACTAGAGGTTTTTGATCAAACTTTTTTTAAAAAAGTTTGCGCTCAAGCCTTTTCTCAAAAGGCTTGTGAGCACGCCTATAGGGTTTGGGGAGTAAGGATCTCAAATTCAAGCATTTATGGGATTTTCAATAAAATCTTTTTTCAAAAGGCTTGCAGGCAACAGTAAAATTAATAAAAAAAGAGTTATATTAACCATATAATTTTTGGTGGTCATAAGTAAACCTGAGAGTAAGATGGGAGTTTTCTACTCTACAACATATGTAACCTATAGCTTGCAGTTACTTCGTTAAAGGGGAAAATCAAGATGATAGGATGCAGTTTTAGAAGTATGCGATTTTGAACATATATTTTTAGAGAAACGCAACTTTAGAGATTGTTAAAAAACAGTAAAAAGACAAAGAAAGGAACATAATCCAAAACATAAAGATGGATGAAAAATGGACGAAAAAATGGACAAAACGAAAATTCTAGTTGTAGAAGACCAGGCTATTGTGGCTTTAAATATTAAAATTCGGCTGAAGAATCTGGGGTACGCAGTTCCTAGCACTGCGGTTTCAGGGGAAGAAGCAATAAGAGAAGCTGAGCTTACAAACGCTGACCTGATTTTAATGGATATTATGCTAAAAGGAGATATGGATGGAATTGAAGCGGCCCGAATTATTAAATCACGCTTTGGAATACCCATAATTTACCTTACTGCCTGTACGGATTTTGAGACCCTTGAACGAGCGAATCTAACGGATGCGGAAGGATATATTTCAAAGCCCTTCAAAGAAGAAGACTTATACAAAAATATAGAGACTGCTCTTCTTAAAAACCGGTCAAAAAAGAAAAACAAGAGAGTGGTTAGAGTTAAAGATAAAAGTTATTAAATTAATTGAAGTTATTAAAGTTAATTGAAGATATTAAAGTTAATTGAAGATATTAAAGTTAATTGAAGATATTAAAGTTAATTGAAGATATTAAAGTTAATTGAAGATATTAAAGTTAATTGAAGATATTAAAGTTAATTGAAATTACTAAAAACAATATAAAGAGTCATCACCTTTTTCAGAGTTTAAGGACTTTTGCTGCTTTCATAGCATTGAGAACCATGGTTTCGACATCCATTTTTTGTTCTTCAAGTACAACAAGGTCATAATTTGCTCCAATTTCAGGCCGCTCAGGCACAGCAGTGCAGCTGCCTGCGGGTTGACTGGAAATATCATAGGTTCCGATTTTGCGGGCAATATCTATTATCTCTGTTTTATCAAAAGCTATCAAAGGATGATAAATGGGGATAGCAAGCTGATAGATTTCAGCATACATATTGGCAGCAGTCTGGGAAGCTACCTGTCCCAGGGAAGAACCGGTAATAATTCCACTTGCACCTTCTTTTTTCATAACCTCATAAGCTTCCCGGTACATCATGCGTTTGCAGAGAAGACAGGTATTTTTTCGTTTACATATGTCTATAAAGGCTTTGAGATTAGGACCATGAGGGATCTCGTAAGTTGTAAGCTGATGTCCCGGAGCCCACTTCTGAAGCTGACGAATACATTCAAAAGCGCGTTCTCTTGCGGCATTCTCGGCATAGGGCGAAGTGTTGCAGTATACGGGAATAATCATAACTCCGCGTTTCATCATAAGCCAGGCTGCAACTGGGGAGTCAAGCCCGCCGGACATTAAAATAACCATGCTTCCTTGGGTGCCGAGAGGAAGACCACCGACTCCGTTAAACGTTTCCAGGTAAATGTAAGCAAAATTTTGCCGCATTTCCACGAAAATTTCCTTATCAGGAGAACTCAGGTCAACTCTGGGATGCTTCCCTTTATTTTCCAGAGCACTCCAGACGGCATCCCCGCAGATTCTACCTATGTCCACTGAAGAAAAATGATGATTTCCGCTTCTTCTGGCCCTTACGGCAAAAGATTCGCCTTCTAAAACCAGGTCCTTGGCCAGGGTAGCACATACAATGGCTGCACTCTCAAGGGTCGGTTCAGTCGTCAATGCAGGAGAAGTAGAGACAACCCCAAAAACATCAGCAGCAGCCTCAGCCGCACTGAAATCCGTAGTGTCAATAAATATTCGGCCCCATTCCCTCCGTACCTGGGAATATGGAATATCTCGAGAATCCAGCATTGCCGCAATATTCTTCATAAGAATTTTCTCATACCAGTTACGAACTCCTGTACTTTTAAGGGCAAGTTCACCATACCGAACTATGACTACATTAGATGGAGCTTCAGACCTTAAAGAAGAAGGATCAGAACCAGGATTATCTGGATTTTCGATATAGTTTTCCGGTGTATTCTTGCTTTCTCTCGAGGTATGGGTATCTGCCTTAGGCTTTACTTCGATTTCATTGGAATTGTCTGTCATGGATGCTAACGTTAGGACGGCATGAAGTTTAAAACTTTCAGGATAAAGAATTTGATTTATGAAAGTAAGAGAGTTAATAAGTAAGAGAGTTAATAAGTAAGAGAGTTAATAAGTAAGAGAGTTAATAAGTAAGAGAGTTAATGAGTAAGAGAGTTAACAAGTAAGAAGAAAAAGTTAATAAAAAGCTATGAACCAGATGAAAAGAGTTAATAAGCCATGTCAGTACCATAAAAATATAAAGGAAAATAGTACCAGTACGCATTTAACTGCATACCGGAAAAGATTTATGGGTTTCAATCTTCCGGAACTCGAGTCTTAACCGGATTCCGTAATACTTCATTCTTTACTACTATTTGCTCTTTCCTCATCAGGTTCGGGAACATACCAGTAACCTGGGTCTTCACTTTCCCACCCCTCGTCAAGCTCAGTATAGTTCCCGTTTTCCGGTCCCTCATCAAGCTCAGTATAGTTCCCATTCTCCTGTCCCTCATCAAGTTCAGTATAGTTGCTGCTATTGTATTCCGGACTGTAGGAAGGATCAGTTATTTTTCCTGATTGAGAAAGCTCAGTCATGTTTGCACTTACATTTCCTGAAATATTCTCTTCTCCTCCATACCATCTTGAAGGTAGAGAGTAATTCAGAGTGCTGTCATAATACTCAGGAAGGAAGAACTTAGTTCCTCTTTTCTGTAGAGCGTCAACAAAACCAGGATCGATTTCGTCCAATTTTGCCTTGCATATAGCAGCCTCATCTAGTTTCTTTAGAGTGTAAAGAGCAAAACGTTTGTTGTAAAGGGTCGAAGCTGAGTTCGGGTTAATTGCAAGGATGCTGTCATAACATGAAACTGCTTCTTCAGTTTCTCCCATCATATTGTGGATGTATCCTTTGTTATACCAGGCTGTGATACAATCAGGTTTAAGCTCTATTGTTTTGTTGAAACAATTAAGAGATGCTTTATTGCTGCTTAACGTAAGATAAGTGCAACCCTGGAAATACAAGGCCGTAACATTATCTGGACTATATTCCAGAGCCTTATTGTAACAGTCAATAGCTTGCTGGTATTTTTCCAGCTTGTAGAGCACAAAGCCCTTTTTATTGTAGGCGTCCACATTTCCAGGGTCCAGTTCAAGAATTCTGTCATAGCAGCCTACTGCACCCTCAAAGTCTCCGCTGTTTTCCAGGGCTTTTCCCTGTTTGTAAATAATCTCCCTGTCATCCGGCGAGATTTCAAGCATTCTCTCGTAACATTCAGCAGTTTCCTCGTATCTACCAAGTGCTTCCAGTAAAGAGGCTTTTTCGGCCATGACCTGGGAACTTTCAGGCTGAAGCTTAATTATTCTATCGTAGTCTGACAGTGCTTCATCGGGTTTATTGGATTTCGATAGAGCAAGAGCCCGACTTCTGAGAGCCTCAATGTTTTCAGGCTCAGAGTTAAGAAGTGTAGTGTAACAGGAGATTGCCTCATCATACCTGCTCAGATTAGAGAGGGCAAGACCTTTCCCAAGGAGGGCATCTGAATTGCTGGAGTTTAGAGCAAGCAACTGGTCATAGTAACTGACTGCTTCTTCAAGCTTTCCAAGATTGCCTACAGTAGAAGCTATCCCATATAGGGCTCTACTTGACTGTGGGTCAAGGTCCAGGGCTTTCTTGTAGCATTCCAGAGCTTCTTCACTTCTATTTAACTTATCAAGTATCAAGCCTTCTTCATACCAGGCCTCAGCACGTGCAGGATTAATTGCAAGCACCATATCATAAGAAGTCAGTGCATCATCGTACATTCCGAGTTTACTGTAGATAGAGGCTTTTCCATACCATGCAGTATCGTAACTGACCTCGGGGCTAAAAAGGTTCAAATCTTCAGAAGGTTCGGCATGGTCTTCTGAGCTCATGTACTCATAATTCAGAAGATAAGCCCAGAAACCTCCAGAAAGCACCTGGGCAGGATTGGCATCTGTACTATTGTTTTTAACTTGCTCTGATACTGGAGTTATTGAGTCCTGTTCCATGCTTTTGTTCAACTTAAAGCGTGCAGCAGAATACTCGGGATCTATCAGAAGAGTCTGGTTATAGCATTCTGAAGCTTCTTCATGCTTTCCGAGTTCATCAAGAACTAGCCCTTTATTGTACCAGGCAGCTGCACTGCTTGGTACAGCCTCAAGGACTTTGTTGTAACATGTAAGCGAGCTTTCACATTTTCCAAGTTTCGCCAGGGCGAAAGCCTTACCAGACCAGGCAAATGTATAGTTTTCTTCAATATCGAGAGCTTTATCATAGCTTTCAACTGCATCTTTGTAGTCTTTGATTTTTGAAGAGTCTAAGCCTTTCTGGTACCATACTTTAGCATACCCGGAGTCCAGTTTCAGAGCTTGGTCATAGCATTCAACTGCTTCTTCATACTTGCCAAGCTTTTCAAGGCCCATGCCTTTCATATACCAGACAACAGCATGTTCAGACTCGGTTTCAAGAACCTTATCATAACACTCAATCGCAGAATCGTACTTTTCAAGCTTATCAAAAGACAGGGCTTTCTCGTACCATATCTTAACTGTGGGTGACTTAAATTCAGGATTTAATGGATAAGACGGAAGTGCAACCTCGTAAACACTTAGCTGTTCAAGTGAATCACTTCCGATTTCCTCAACCTGAATTCCTGTGTCCGGGTTAAGCGCTTTATCATAACACGCTATTGCAGCGTCATATTGGCCTGTTTTATTAAGCAGAGAGCCTTTACTATACCAGGCCTCGGAATTACCAGGATTGTAAACCAGAACTTCATCATAGCATTTCAGAGCTTCTTCGTTTCTTCCAAGCTTCTCAAGGCATACACCCTTCCTCTGTAAAACATCAAGATTTTCAGGTTCTGACAGAAGAACAAATTCATAGCAAGTAAGCGCCTCATCATAAATTGCCATTTTTTCAAGGTTAATACCTTTATTATGCCAGGCATCCACAATATCCGGATTAAAAGAAATTGCCTTGTCATAACAATCTATTGCAGTTTCGTAATCACCGGATTTATCAAGAACTGCTCCTTTTTGATACCAGAGTTCACCATTGTTAGGCGTGATATTAAGAGCGCTGTCAAAGCATTTAATTGCCTCAGGATACTTCTCAAGTCCGATGTAAGCCATTCCCTTCATCCGCAGAGAGTTGGAAGAATTGGAGTTAAGTTCAATAGATTTTTCATAAGAGTTCAGAGTTTCCTGATCAAGACCTAGCTGCTCAGAAGCAAGAGCTTTTCGATACCACACTGTGGCGAGATAGGTATCGGCTGCAAAGCTTTTATCGTAGCAGTTAACGGCCTCAACATATTTTTTTAGCTCAAGCTGTTTGTTGCCCTTATCATACCAGTTTTCGGAAGAAATCGGAAAGGTTAAAAGAGCCTTATGATAACAATTAACTGCTTCGGCATTCTTTCCCAGTTCGGCCAGAGAACGTCCTTTTCCGTACCAGGCCAGTGACGAATTAGAATCGATCTTAAGTGCTTCATTATAGCAGTTCATAGATAGTTGATATTTTTTAAGGGAGTATAACGTGTTCCCCTTGTCAATAAGACCTTCTATAGAAGCTGGGCGCTGTGCCATTATCTCAGAGAGATCAGGACTTACTTCAGTCTTTTCATTAACATCGGTCACATTAGTTTTTCCATCATTTTCTGCAGCCAGTTCCTGACCTGTGATGGCTCCTGCTACAGGTAAAAAACCTGAAAAGAAATATAACATTAAAGCAAGGAGAATATAAGAACTGACAATCAAATTACCTTTTCTAACTGAGCTCATTAAATACCCCGGTTTATTCTAATGAGTTCTTATGAAGACTTTTCACAAAGAGTCTCACACTGTCGCTGTATTCACTGTTCTGTACGGTTTCTATCTACATAAGCATGAGTGATTAAAGAATAAAAGTAACTATATAATATATTTTTGCTCCCCCGGTGAATAATTTAGATAGTATAAAAGGCCAGTCACATGCATTGTAACTTAATTTTAGAAGTTATCCCATATAAAATTTATGCAGTATAAAAAGACCCTCTGAATTGTTATTATACTTAACGCAGTATATTATTGTTACAGAAATAATAAATCGTAAAATAGAAAACACTCCGACAGTAAAATAAGATTTTTGACAGTAAAATAGAATTAATGATAAAAATACAGTCATTGATAGAGATATATCTCAAAATCCCAGTAGATATACGAAAAGATTATACATTGAAACTCCTATTGCAAAAGCATGCAGAAGGAAGAACTGGATTTCTTCAAAAAATGGTTTCTGGATTACGTAGACCAATTTTCCTCTCCGGAAGCTTTTATTCAGGAAAATATTGATTTGAAAATCGAACATACATCAAGAGTCTGTGAAAACATACTCTTACTCGCTAAAGCTGAAAACCTGGAGAAAGAAGGCTCCAGGCTGGCCGAAACAATAGCTTTATTTCATGATCTGGGTCGTTTTGAGCAGTTTACGAAATACAGGACGTTCAGTGACCTGGAATCTGAAAATCATGCCCTCCTTGGGGTAAAAATTCTGAAAAATGCCGGAATTCTTACCATTCTATCTCGGAAAGAGAAAGATTTAATTCTTAAAGCTGTGGAATATCATAATAGCATGGCAATTCCCGAATGCACAGAAACTTCCAGTGAATTCCTTTTTTATTTGAAATTGATTCGGGATGCCGATAAACTGGATATCCTGAAGCTTGTAAGTGAAGACTATGAAAAAAAGGAGGAATTCAGGAACCCGGCTCTTGAATTCGATATGCCTGATACGCCTGGATGTTCGGAAAAAATAGTTGCTGATATCCTGAATAATAGAATGGCAAAGCTTACAGATGCCAAAAATCTGAATGATATTAAACTCCTTCGTCTGAGCTGGATTTTCGACATTAATTTTCCTGCGGCTTTTAGCCTTCTCAGAGAACGTGGTTATCTAAAGACAATTCTGTACTCAATACCAGAAATTGAAGAAGTGCAGATAGTACGCAAACATATTGATAGCTATTTGAATGCAATTGAAACCAGGCCCAGAAACGAAGCTATGAAAACAGATATCAGCTAAGCTAATAAGCATTAAAGAGTATAGATCAGATTAAACCGAAACATCAATAAGTGTTAGATAAACTGAACAAAAGAGAGCTGAATAAAAGAGAGAAGAGATGATGTATGAAAATTATAAATGCGATTCATTAGAAAAGGAAATCCAACTCATTAGAAAAGGAAATCCAACTCATTAGAAAAGGAAATCCAACTCATTAGAAAAGGAAATCCAACTCATTAGAAAAAGAAATCCAACTCATTAGAAAAAGAAATCCAATTCATTAGAAAAAGAAATCCATTCAGAAATCATTTAAATGTTAGCTTACTCCATGAATCTTCTACGAGATTCATTGCCCAAACTGCGCCGATAATCTGAACGAACCTGATTTCTTAACTGTTCTTCAAGCATTGATTCCAGGGAATCTTCTTTAATATTTTTCTCTATATGTTTATCCTTTTCCTCTAAACCCGATCTACTTTGACTCTTTTTCTCTGTCATATTAAAATCATCCCCGGTTCACTTAGATAATATACATTTTGCTGTAATCTACACTTTCACTTAAATTTATTCTCAATTATCTTTTAGAACGTTAGTTTAATTAAATATTACTAGCAGGATTAAAAATTATTTTAGTTAAATGTTATTTTAAATTAGAGTATCATCTTAAACTAAAACATTGTTTCAAATTAGAGCGTTGTCTTAAACTAGAACATTGTTTTAAGTTAGAGTATTATTTTAATTAGGATTTTTTTGGACCTTTCATTATTGAGCCAGAATCTTGAAAGATGTTCAGGTTTTATCAACTGCTTTGATTCCGGAAGGCTGTTCAATAAACTCCACTTCGAGCCCGGAAATTTCACGCAGCCTGGAGCATAAAGCCTCCATACCCGGATTTTCCGTGGCATAGTGAGTAGCATCAATAAGACAGAGTTCCTCATACTCACGGATAATGTTATGCTTAAGTTCGGAAGATATGAAAGCATCGACTCTATTTGCCCTTGCAATTTCAAGGAACTCAGTAGTAAAGCCACTGCCACCAATGACCATTACTCTCCTTATTTCCTCTTTTTCACCAACATATATTACAGGAGTTTGCAGGGTCTCCGAAACATGAGATGCCAGTTCAGCCGAAGTACAGGATTCGACCTCTCCTATTATGCCGGTTTCCACATTTTCGAGATTCTTTAGTCCAAGCCTTGCAGCAAGCACATCATTAATGCCCCCTTCAGCCCTATCATAGTTTGTATGCATGCTGTAAAGGGATATTCCGTTATCAAGAGCAAGCCTGAGGGATTCAGCAAGGGATTTTGAGACTTTGTTTATCGGATGGAAGATAAGAGTATGGTGGGTAACCAGAAGATTTGCTTCCATTTCTGCGGCTTTCTTAAGCACATAAGAATTGGCATCGAGAGCAACTGCAATTCTTTCTATATTATTTCCCAGGTTGAGAATTAGTCCGATTCTGCCTTCATCAAAATCTTCAGCAAGTTCAGGCGGCGCGATTTCTTCGAGAGTTTCTACGACCTTTATAAGTTCCATGAAAAAACCTCCGATATCGGAAGGAATTACTACTTTTTGATTAAGTTTTGAGACTTATGAAACTTCCTTTCCTGATTCTTTAGGATACACGGCCTTAAAAAGAAAACAACTCTGATATAAGAAGTTTATTAGAGATGAAAACAGTACAAAAAATTAAATACCTTATGCCAAGATAATTTATAGAGTTTAGTAAAAGTTCTTATCGTGTAATGAAATTAGAGCTACTAAATTAATAAAGTTAGAAAAATGCAAATCATAAGGGAGTGCTGGGGCAAAACCGATGCATAGAGTAGTAAAATACGGCTGATTCAATAGTAAATAGACATTTATTATGTATAATTTATAGTCGTAAATTTAAAGAGCTGTAGCCATTTCAGGAACTCAAAATGCATGCTTCCAGTGCGTAGATTAAGTATAAAGATATCAAATTCAAGGAAGATGATTATGGCTAAGAAGCTTGCACTGATTGCATTACTTGCCGTTTTCTTCGTTTCGGCTTTTTCAGTAACTGCTTTTGCGGAAGAAGACATCGAGTGGGTAGAGAAACAGGATGGAACAACACTGTACTGGGGGGATACGGTAACAGTCAATGGCTATGATATAAAGGCAGAAGATTTTAACGATGACAACCAGGTTTTTATTTCAATCTCAAAAGACGGAGAAAAACTTAAGACTTCTCCACTTTCCGTAGGCCTGGAAGTCGTATATGACGACAGGATAAAGGTTTATGCCCAGGAAGTGGACCCTAATTATGAGACTATCGAGAAAAACGGAAAGAAATTCAAAACCGGAAACTGGAACCCCTATGCTAAACTGGATATCCTTATAAAAGGA belongs to Methanosarcina barkeri 3 and includes:
- a CDS encoding Nif3-like dinuclear metal center hexameric protein; amino-acid sequence: MELIKVVETLEEIAPPELAEDFDEGRIGLILNLGNNIERIAVALDANSYVLKKAAEMEANLLVTHHTLIFHPINKVSKSLAESLRLALDNGISLYSMHTNYDRAEGGINDVLAARLGLKNLENVETGIIGEVESCTSAELASHVSETLQTPVIYVGEKEEIRRVMVIGGSGFTTEFLEIARANRVDAFISSELKHNIIREYEELCLIDATHYATENPGMEALCSRLREISGLEVEFIEQPSGIKAVDKT
- a CDS encoding HD domain-containing protein, coding for MQKEELDFFKKWFLDYVDQFSSPEAFIQENIDLKIEHTSRVCENILLLAKAENLEKEGSRLAETIALFHDLGRFEQFTKYRTFSDLESENHALLGVKILKNAGILTILSRKEKDLILKAVEYHNSMAIPECTETSSEFLFYLKLIRDADKLDILKLVSEDYEKKEEFRNPALEFDMPDTPGCSEKIVADILNNRMAKLTDAKNLNDIKLLRLSWIFDINFPAAFSLLRERGYLKTILYSIPEIEEVQIVRKHIDSYLNAIETRPRNEAMKTDIS